The sequence GCGGGTTTTTACCAAAGCTGGTCAGCACCAAATTCAGCAGAGCCACCACCAGCATTACGGTACGCACAAGCGTACCGGCAGTCATATTCGTCACTTTCATTTCTATCACTCCGATCAAGTTCTTATTTTATCCTATGCACACCGGCAGAATTTGACAGAACCCTGCCGGAATGGTATGCTATGGAAAATCGATATTTTGGGGGATTTTATTCAATGCACAAGCTGCAACTGACCATGCTGCCCGGTGAATATTGGTACGGCGGCCACACCAACTACGGCTACCTAATGCCGGTCAACGCCAAGAAAGTGATGCTGGTAGACACCACGGTGGTGCGCTCATACGGCCAGGCAAACACACTCTTTGTCAGCAACAAGGGGCGGGTTATATGGTCGGAGGCCGGGTTTCAGACCCGCTTCATTTTCGGCCGCATCACCTGCACCGGCCGCAAAGCCAAGATCGGCCTGTACCAGGCAGACGACCACACCCTGCGCGGCGCTTATCACTATGCGGTGGATCACTTTATGCCGCCGGACGGCACCTACCCGGATGCGTTAATGTTCCGCATTCCCCAGTATTGCACCTGGATCCAGTTTGAACACAACCAGACCCAACAGGGCATTGTGGACTATGCCAAGTCTATTCTGGACTGCGGTATGCCTGCCGGTGAGCTGATCATTGACGACGGCTGGCAGCGTGCCTTTGGAGACTGGCGCTTTGACCCGGCAAAATTCGCAGACGCCAAAAAAATGACAGACGAACTGCACTCCTTAGGCTTCAAGGTTATTTTGTGGATCGCACCCTTTGTCAGCGATCAGGCAGCAGACTTTCAAAAGCTGAAGGACGAAAACCTGCTGGTGCTGGACAAGAACGGACGACCGGCCAAGCGGAAATGGTGGAACGGCGCCGACTATCTGCTGGATTTCTCCAACCCGGCTGCGCAGGACTGGTTCTTTGCCTGCACCCGGTATTTGACCGATAAACTGGGCATTGACGGATTTAAGCAGGACGCCGGTGACGCCATGTATTACCGGGACGATGACCGCACCTACGGGGGCGTAGACGCCAACGGTCAAAGTAAGCTGTGGGCGTTGTCTGCCCGGCACTATCGTTTTAATGAACTACGGGCCTGCTTCCAATGCGGCGGCATGGGCGTTGCCCAGCGACTGGCGGATAAAAGCCACCGCTGGAACTTCCTGGGACTGGGCGCACTGCTGCCCAATGTGCTCATTCAGGGGCTGTCCGGTTATCCTTACAGCTGCCCGGATATGATCGGCGGCGGGCAGATCACTGACTTTCGCGGCCCGGCAGAAAAGTTGGATCACGAGTTGTTTGCCCGTTATTGCGAGGCCTCTGCGCTGATGCCCATGATGCAGTACAGCCTGAACATTTGGGATCTGGGCAATCCAGAGACCCGTCGCATTTGCCGAGAAATGAGCGCCCTGCATGCCAAATACGGCGACTATATCATCGCCTGTGCCAAAGCGGCCAGCCAAACCGGAGCGCCCATGGTGCGGGCCATGGAATACGCCTATCCTCACTGCGGCTACGGCGGCATTACCGACCAATACCTGCTGGGCGACCGAATCTTAGTGGCGCCGGTACTGAAAAAGGGGCAACGCAGACGCAAGGTGCGCATACCCACCGGCAAATGGCGACTGGGCGACAAGATCTATTCAAACGAAACGGTCACCCTCCCCTGCCCGGTAGACACCCTGCTTTACTTTGAACGCATAGATTGAGCCGCCTCGGCGTGCTCCAGGTCCTCCACCCGATGGTTGAGGACCTTTATTTTTTCCTCCACCACCGGCAGCCGCTCTGCAAAGCGGTTGTGCTTGTCCACCTTATTTTCCAGCAGCCGCAACCGATAGGTCGTCAGTTTGGACGACGCGAGCACGCCTCCAAAAGAGCCGGCAATGGTACCTGCCAAGGAGATCAGCGCCACCATCACTTCCTTTTGCATATTCACCCTCCTTTGCCTAAAATTACACACTCTAAGACAGTTTAACAGAATAGAGAAAATCTGTAATTTGTCAAGCCATTGGCCCCAAAAAGGGCCATATTTTTTTGATTATAGAGCACCTTGTCTATGGAATTGAATACATAATGTATATTTATTCTTATTTTTGCATATTTATGATATTTTTTCCGTCGTTCTATTGACATTGTCTTCTATGCGTGTATAATAAATAGAAGTTAAAAAAAGGACGGACTGTATAAAAATGACAAGAATATTCATTGACGGTAAAGCCGGCACCACCGGACTGAAGATTTTTTCCCGGTTCCAGAACCGACCGGAGCTGGAGCTGATTCAAATTGACGAGGACAAGCGAAAGGACCCGGCAGAGCGAGCCAAGTGCATAAACGATTCGGACATTACCTTTCTCTGTCTCCCGGACCCGGCAGCCATTGAAGCGGCAGCACTGGTTACCAACCCTAAGGTGAAGTTGATTGACACCTCCACTGCCCACCGCACCCTGCCGGACTGGGCCTACGGCTTTCCGGAGCTGGCACCCGCCTTTCGAGAGAAGATCGTAAGCTCCAACCGTATTGCGGTGCCCGGCTGCTACGCCAGCGGGTTTAACGCTTTGGTCTATCCCCTGGTGTCCGGCGGCATTTTGCCCGCCGACTATCCCATTGTGTGCTACGCCATGAGCGGTTACAGCGGCGCAGGGAACAAAGGCATTGCCCAATATGAAGCGGCAGATCGGGATCCTGAACTGGACAGTCCCCGGCAGTACGCGCTGACCCAGCAGCACAAGCACTTAAAAGAAATGGGCGCCATCAGCCACTTGGCGCGCACGCCCATTTTTGCCCCCCATATTTGTGACTATCCCTGCGGGATGACCGTATCCGTGCCGCTGTTTGCCAACCTACTGAAAAAGCGAATGACCCCGGCAGATATGCAGGCGTTCTACGCAGAGCACTACGGCGACAGCCGAGTGGTCAAGGTACGCCCCCTGGGTTACAGCGAAAGTATGATCGGCGCCAACAATATGGCCGGTCGGGATGACATGGAAATTGAGATCAACGGCAACGACGAAAGGCTGCTACTCACTGCTCGGTTCGATAACCTGGGCAAGGGCGCATCCGGCGCTGCCATTCAGTGTATGAACATTGCCCTGGGGCTGGATGAAGTCACCGGGCTGACGATAGGAGAATAAAGTATGACCATGATTGACGGCGGCATTTGTGCCGCAAAAGGGTTTAAAGCCAGCGGCACCTACTGCGGCATTAAAAAGCCGGCAGTAGAAAACCCAAACCCGGACTATGTACATAAAAACGATATTTGCCTGGTGGCCTGTGATGTGCTGTGCAACACCGCTGCGGTATATACCCAAAACAAAGTGAAGGGTGCACCAATACTTGTAACTAAAGACCACTTGGCAAAAAGCGGTAACAAGGCCAAAGCCATCATTGCCAACTCAAAAAACGCCAACACCTGCAACGCAGACGGCGTAGAAAAAGCAGCCAAAATGTGCCAGCTGGTGGCAGACGAAATGGGTCTGCCTGCTGAACAGGTGCTGGTGGCTTCCACCGGTGTCATCGGCCAGGTGCTGCCCATTGAGCCGATTATTACTGCCGTGCCTACGCTGGTGAAAGAACTGGATTATGGTAAAAACGAAGAAGCGGCTACCGCTATTATGACCACCGATACAGTGAAGAAAGAGTATGCAGTAGAGTTCCAGCTGGACGGCAAAACCTGCCGCCTGGGCGGTATGGCCAAAGGCTCCGGCATGATCCACCCCAATATGGCCACTACCCTGAACTTTATCAGCACCGACTGCGCCATCAGCGCAAAAATGCTGCAACAGGCGCTAAGTGAGATCGTAAAAGTCACCTACAATTGCCTGTCCATTGACGGCG comes from Oscillospiraceae bacterium and encodes:
- the argC gene encoding N-acetyl-gamma-glutamyl-phosphate reductase, translating into MTRIFIDGKAGTTGLKIFSRFQNRPELELIQIDEDKRKDPAERAKCINDSDITFLCLPDPAAIEAAALVTNPKVKLIDTSTAHRTLPDWAYGFPELAPAFREKIVSSNRIAVPGCYASGFNALVYPLVSGGILPADYPIVCYAMSGYSGAGNKGIAQYEAADRDPELDSPRQYALTQQHKHLKEMGAISHLARTPIFAPHICDYPCGMTVSVPLFANLLKKRMTPADMQAFYAEHYGDSRVVKVRPLGYSESMIGANNMAGRDDMEIEINGNDERLLLTARFDNLGKGASGAAIQCMNIALGLDEVTGLTIGE
- a CDS encoding glycoside hydrolase family 31 protein, which produces MHKLQLTMLPGEYWYGGHTNYGYLMPVNAKKVMLVDTTVVRSYGQANTLFVSNKGRVIWSEAGFQTRFIFGRITCTGRKAKIGLYQADDHTLRGAYHYAVDHFMPPDGTYPDALMFRIPQYCTWIQFEHNQTQQGIVDYAKSILDCGMPAGELIIDDGWQRAFGDWRFDPAKFADAKKMTDELHSLGFKVILWIAPFVSDQAADFQKLKDENLLVLDKNGRPAKRKWWNGADYLLDFSNPAAQDWFFACTRYLTDKLGIDGFKQDAGDAMYYRDDDRTYGGVDANGQSKLWALSARHYRFNELRACFQCGGMGVAQRLADKSHRWNFLGLGALLPNVLIQGLSGYPYSCPDMIGGGQITDFRGPAEKLDHELFARYCEASALMPMMQYSLNIWDLGNPETRRICREMSALHAKYGDYIIACAKAASQTGAPMVRAMEYAYPHCGYGGITDQYLLGDRILVAPVLKKGQRRRKVRIPTGKWRLGDKIYSNETVTLPCPVDTLLYFERID
- the argJ gene encoding bifunctional glutamate N-acetyltransferase/amino-acid acetyltransferase ArgJ; translation: MTMIDGGICAAKGFKASGTYCGIKKPAVENPNPDYVHKNDICLVACDVLCNTAAVYTQNKVKGAPILVTKDHLAKSGNKAKAIIANSKNANTCNADGVEKAAKMCQLVADEMGLPAEQVLVASTGVIGQVLPIEPIITAVPTLVKELDYGKNEEAATAIMTTDTVKKEYAVEFQLDGKTCRLGGMAKGSGMIHPNMATTLNFISTDCAISAKMLQQALSEIVKVTYNCLSIDGDTSTNDMVEIMASGLAGNGEITAPGPALDTFKAALYDVMANLTRMLAKDGEGASKLLECVCSGAPTKDTAIIVAKEVIGSTLFKCAMFGEDANWGRVLCAIGYAPAEFDIDKVDVALKSTAGTVTVCQNGAGVDFSEEEAAKVLAEDEIYILVDLNQGDEKATAWGCDLTYDYVKINGDYRT